Below is a genomic region from Dechloromonas denitrificans.
GCCGGACGGCAGGTTGACCTGACGCACGAAGGCGGTTTCGATCTGATGTTCGATCTGGAAGCGTGAAAAGAGCGGTACGTCGTCGCGGTAGCGTTTGACGCGGTTGACGTTGCCTGGCATGACGGTGCCCATGAAGGCACGAGCTTGCTCGTAGACATCGTCGGTGTCGATCAGGATTTCGCCGATTTCGGAATGGAAATAGTCACGAATGGCGCGGATAACCAGGCTGCCTTCGAGGTAGATCAGGAAGGCGCCGCTTTGCTGTTTGGCAGCACCTTCGATGGCGGTCCACAGTTGCAGCAGGTAGTTCAAGTCCCACTGCAGCTCTTCAGCCTGGCGGCCAATGGCGGCGGTGCGGGCGATCAGGCTCATGCCTTGCGGTACGGCGAGCTGATCCATGGTTTCACGCAGTTCGGCGCGCTCGTCACCGTCTACGCGGCGGGAGACACCGCCACCACGCGGATTGTTCGGCATCAGGACCAGATAGCGGCCAGCCAGGGAAACGTAGGTGGTCAGGGCGGCGCCCTTGTTGCCACGTTCGTCCTTGTCGACCTGAACGATCAACTCCTGGCCTTCTTTCAAGGCCTCGTTGATCTTGGCGCGACCTACGTCGACGCCGGGCTGGAAATAAGAGCGGGAAATTTCCTTGAAAGGAAGGAAACCATGCCGGTCTGCACCATAGTCCACGAAGCAGGCTTCGAGAGATGGCTCGATACGGGTGATGACCCCTTTGTAGATATTGCTCTTGCGTTGCTCTTTGGCGGCTGACTCAATGTCGAGATCAATCAGTTTCTGACCATCGACAATGGCGACACGTAATTCTTCAGCCTGTGTCGCATTGAAAAGCATGCGTTTCATTTATTGGGGCTCCAGCGCGCTTGGGTTCACGGCAAGGAAGCGCCCGTTCAGGCAGCGACAGTTTCAGTTAGCGGATTGCGTCATAAATAAATGGCAAATGCGACGAAGAAAGTGCTGATCAACAAATGGCTGCGTGTTTTTTATTGAAATTCGCAACCTGATAATTCCTGCAACGGGCAATCCGTGCGTGCTTAAGGCGGGCTAATCCATTAACATCACTACTTTTGGTGAGTGAACTTAACCAGTCGTTTTGCGTTGGTCTGGCTTGTGCAAGTGGCGCAAGTGAGACTTCGGAGCCTGCCGCATGGCGGTCGCGCTTGTAGCGCGAGGCAAACGGTCTGACGGTTCAGGATCTCTTGCAAACCGAGACGCAAAACGTAGGCAGTATATTAGAAAATGAATGGGGCTGGGAACAATTCGGTTGCCTATGTGGTAATCAGTGAAGAAGAGCAGGGCCAGCGCCTTGACAACTTTTTGATACGACGTTGCAAAGGGGTGCCGAAGAGCCACCTTTATCGCATCTTGCGCAGCGGCGAAGTACGGGTAAATAGCCGCCGGGTTGATGCAACCTACCGCCTGTGCACCGGCGACAACCTCCGGATTCCGCCCATGCGGATTGCCGAGCGTCCCCAGAATGAAGTCGACGAAGCCGCCAAGCAGCGTACCGAATTGCCGATCATCTACGAAGATGACGCAATGCTGATTATCGACAAGCCAGAGGGAATCGCTGTTCATGGCGGCAGCGGGGTCAGCTTTGGTGTGATCGAGGCGCTTCGTCGCCAACGTCCGCAAGCCAAGTTTCTTGAATTGGCACACCGTCTCGATCGGGAGACCTCGGGGATTTTGCTTGTTGGCAAGAAACGCCTGGCGCTGACGGCGCTGCATGACATGTTCCGTGAACACGGTGCCGGTGCTGACAAGCGCTATCTGGTAATGGTCAAGGGGCGCTGGATGAACAACACCCAGCACGTCAAGCTGCCTTTGTACAAATACCTGACCGAAAGCGGTGAGCGTCGCGTCATGGTGCGCGATGATGGCAAGGCGTCGCATACTGTTTTCCGCCTGCTGGCTCGCTGGCCGGGCATGAGTTTGCTTGAGGCACAGTTGAAAACTGGTCGGACACACCAGATTCGCGTCCATTTGTCGCATCTGGGGTTTCCCATTTTCGGTGACGAGAAATATGGTGATTTTGCACTCAACAAAGTGCTCAAGCGCGATGGTTTGAAGCGCATGGCGCTGCACGCCTGGCGTATGGCATTCAAGCATCCGATAACCGGTGATCCGCTCGAATCGTTTGCACCCATGCCGGATGGCATTCGCAGCTATATTGCTGCGGTCGACGCGCAAAACGTGAGGGAATTCACGGCGGACAATTACGACCAGATTCTTTCTTGGCAGAACTCGAATTCATGAAATACCAACTTGTTGTTTTTGACTGGGATGGCACATTGCTTGATTCCGCAGGGGCTATTGTCAATGCGATTCAGGCCTCGTGTCGCGACCTCGGCCTGGAAGAGCCGAGCGATGCGCAGGCGCGGCATGTGATTGGCCTCGGGCTGATGGATGCCATGCGGCATGCCGTGCCAAGCCTGCCACCTGAGCGGATTCACGAAATGGTTGAGCGCTATCGCTTCCATTACCTTTCCGCCGATCATCAGCTGGTGCTGTTTCCCGGCGTTCGCGAAATGCTTGCTCGCCTGCAGGCTGCGGGACACATGCTGGCAGTTGCAACGGGTAAAAGTCGCCTCGGGCTGGATCGTGCCTTCGCGCATTCAGGCTTGGGGGCATTGTTCCAGGCGTCGCGCTGCGCCGATGAGTGTCACTCGAAACCGCATCCGCAAATGCTTGAGGAGTTGATGGCCGAATTTGGCGTTACGAGCGAGTCGACCGTGATGATCGGTGATACCTCGCATGATCTGCTAATGGCGAAAAATGCAGGCGTTGACGGCTTAGCTGTGACGTACGGCGCCCATCCGCTGGTGCATTTGCAGGAATGCCAGCCTAAAGCCTGTGTGCACGATGTTCGGGAACTCGATCAGTGGCTGAAAACTTACGGCTAATTTGTGACGGCTCGGCGGTGGTCGAGTCGGGCAAGGGCGTTCGTTTTTCTGTTGAGCGTTATGGCAGAACCGTACCTGCCTTCGTGATTCGCTACCGGGGAGGCGTCTTTGCTTATTTCAATGAATGTGCGCACGTTCCGGCGCAGCTGGATTGGCAGCCCGGTGAGTTCTTTGATGATTCCAAGCTATACTTGATCTGCTCGATACATGGCGCGCTTTATGCTCCTGAAACCGGGCGCTGCTTGGGCGGACGCTGTCAGGGCAAGGGTTTGAAACCCCTGGCGGTCTGCGAAATCAACGGGCAGGTTTTTTTGGATCAAGAAACGATAAATGGATAATTCCCAACTCCCCGGCAATACCCCTACATGGGAGCGTCAGACGCTCGAAAAACTCGCCTTTGCTGCGCTCGATGAGCAAAAAGCCAAGCGTCGCTGGGGGATTTTCTTCAAGGCTCTGGGCTTTGCCTACTTGCTGGTTGTGCTTTTTGCGGTCGTCGATTGGGGATCCGGGGCTCAGCACGAGGAGCGCCATACCGCGCTGATCAACCTTTCCGGGGTGATCGAGTCAAAAGGCGAGGCTACGGCTGAAAATCTGATTGCCGCCCTGCATGCCGCCTATGAAGAAAAAAATGTGGCTGGCGTCATTCTGCGCATCAACAGCCCTGGTGGAAGCCCGGTGCAGGCCGGGATGATCAACGACGAAATTCGTCGTTTGCGGGCCAAGCATCCGGATAAGCCAATCTACGCGGTGATCGAGGATATGTGTGCCTCGGGTGGCTATTACGTGGCTGTCGCGGCGGATTCAATCTATGTTAACAAAGCCAGTATCGTCGGCTCGATTGGTGTACTGATGGATGGTTTTGGTTTTAATGGCGTGATGGATAAATTTGGTGTCGAGCGTCGTTTGCTGACTGCCGGTGAAAACAAGGGGTTCCTTGATCCATTCTCGCCGCAGGTTGAAAAGCACAAGCAGCATGCCCAGTCTTTGCTCAACGATATTCACGCGCAGTTCATCGATGTCGTCAAGACCGGGCGTGGCAAGCGTCTCAAGGAGTCGCCGGACATGTTCTCCGGTTTGATGTGGACCGGCGCGCAGAGTATCCAGCTGGGTTTGGCGGATCAATTCGGTAGCGTCGATTCCGTGGCGCGCGATGTCATCAAGGCGGAGAAGGTCCTCGATTATTCGGTTAAGGACAATATCGCCGAGCGTTTTGCCAAGCGTCTTGGGGCTGGCGCGGTCAACGGCTTGTGGAAAGGTATTTCCGAAAGCGCGCAGGATGCACGCTTTCGTTAAGACTTCAGGCTAGCATCAGAAAAACAGTTGGACGCCGCTCGATTTCGGGCGGCGCTTGTTTTTTCCACTGCGCAATCGTTCGGGTCAGGACTGACTCGCCCGGAAGTGTCAGATCGGTGGCAACGGTAAGGCGGGTTGCCGGCTGGCAAGTTTGCAGGATTGCATCGAACATCGCCCGGTTACGGTAAGGTGTTTCGATAAACAACTGAGTCTGCTGACGCTTTCGGGATTCGCTTTCAAGGTCGCGCAGCGCCTTGCTGCGGTCGACTTCCTTGGCGGGCAGATATCCCTGGAAGGCAAAACGCTGGCCGTTGAGGCCGGAGGCCATCAATGCCAGGAGTAGCGACGATGGGCCAATCAGTGGAACAACGCGGATTCCTTCCTTCTGGGCGAGGGCAACGAGATTGGCTCCCGGATCGGCGACGGCCGGGCAGCCCGCTTCGGAAAGCAGGCCCACGTCGTGCCCGAGGCGCAACGGGGTCAGCAGGTGATCAAGGGCGTCGGACTTGGTGTGCTCGTTGAGTTCTTCTAGTTGCAACTCCTGGAGCGCCTTGTTCGTCCCGGCTGCTTTAAGAAAGGCGCGGGCGGTTTTTGCCTGCTCAACGACAAAATGTTCGAGCGGGCGAATGGTATCCAGAACATTGGCTGGCAAAGAGTGTTCCGGCGCTGTTGGGCCGAGCGGGACCGGAATGAGATATAGCGTGCCGGACATTACAGGATGGCCACGTTTTGTTGGCGCAGCAGGTCGCAGAGAGCGATCAGGGGTAGGCCAACCAGTGCATTCGGATCGTCACCCTGCATGCTATTAAGTAGTGCGATCCCCAGTCCTTCTGATTTTGCCGAGCCGGCACAGTTATAGGCAGGCTCGCGACGCAGGTAGTTTTCGATTTCGCTGTCGCTGAGCTCACGAAAGCTGACTAGTGTCGAAACGCCGCGCACCTCGGCTTGATCGGTGCGAGCGTTGTACAGGCAAAGGCCGGTAAAGAAATTGACGGTTTTTCCCGAGAGTGCGCGCAACTGCGCAACGGCGCGCTCGTGTGTGCCGGGTTTTCCATAGATTTTGCCGTCGACCGTGGCAACCTGGTCGCTGCCAATAATCAGTGCATCAGGGTGGTTTGCGGCGGCGGCCCGTGCTTTGGCTTCGGACAGGCGCAGGGCGAGTGCCTGCGGTGCCTCGTCGGGGAGGGGGGTTTCGTCTGTTTGGGGGTTGGCGACGGTGAATGGCAGGCCAAGTCGCTCCAGAAGTTCGCGGCGATATGGTGAGGTAGAGGCGAGAATAAGTGGCTGGGTCATGAAAGTTTAGTTACAACAATGTGTTGCGCCGACTTCTTGAAGCAGCACTTTGTTTTGACTTGGAAAGCCAAAAATAATATCATCTCGCGTTTAAGTCGTAACGGTTCGAGATTGAAAAGAATTACTGACGCTTTTGTCTTTGCCCGGGATGGTCGAGTTCTCAAGGGAACACTGCCTGTCTCGAGCTTTGAACGCCTGGAGGATTTGCTGGTTGAAACAACTGGCGATCTGGAGTTCCAGCTTCATGGCTACAAGGCCGAGCACGGAAAGTACATGCTGCACTTGGAAGTGAGCGGGATTCTCCCGCTGGCATGCCAGCGCTGCCTGCAGGCAATTCCATTTGAGCTTGATGTCGATAGTCTGCTGGAGCTGATCCCGGAAGGCGCCGACATGTCGCAAGACGAACTGGAAGACGATACCCGTGATTTCCTGCCGGTGGCAGGCGAACTTGATGTGGTCGAATTGGTGGAGGATGAGATTCTTCTGACGCTGCCGTTCGCACCGAGGCATGAAAAATGTGGTTTGCCTGGTACAGCCAATGCTGGTGAGCGGATTAACCCGTTTGCTACGCTGGCTGGGCTTAAAGGCAAGCCGAACTGATTTTATTGGAGTATCAACATGGCCGTTCAACAGAACAAAAAATCCCCTTCCAAGCGTGGCATGCACCGCGCACACGACTTCCTGGTTGCCCCGCCGCTGGCTGTTGAGCCGACGACCGGCGAAACGCACCTGCGCCACCACATTTCCCCCAACGGTTTCTACCGTGGCAAGAAGGTCCTGAAGGCCAAGGGCGAGTAATCGTTCATTGAAGGGCAGGCGGCTCTGATGAGTCGCCTGCCTTTTATTTTGCCATGACATCCCGCATCGCTATTGATTGCATGGGGGGAGACCACGGTCCGTCAGTGACGGTACCTGCGGCTACCCAATTTCTGGCACAGCATCCGGCAGCTCATCTGATCCTCGTTGGTCAGGAGGACGTTTTACGTCCTTTGCTTGGTGCTGAGGCCGAAAATCCGCGTCTGCGCATCGTTCACGCCTCCGAAGTTGTGGAGATGGACGAATCGCCCGCGCTCGCCATGCGCAACAAAAAAGACTCGTCCATGCGTGTCGCCGTCAATCTCGTCAAGTCTGGCGAGGCTGATGCCTGCGTTTCTGCGGGCAATACAGGCGCACTCATGGCGATTTCACGTTTCGTTCTCAAAATGCTGCCAGGCATTGAGCGGCCGGCGATTTGTGCGCCATTGCCGACGGTTAACGGCCATACCCACATGCTTGACCTGGGGGCCAATGTTGACTGCGGCCCCGAGCACTTGCTTCAGTTCGGCATCATGGGGGCCATGCTGGTTGCTGCCATGGAGCAGAAGGACCGGCCAAGCGTCGGCATCCTCAATATTGGCACAGAGGAAATCAAGGGTAATGAGGTCGTCAAAGCGGCGGCTGAACTGCTCCGGGCCTCCGATCTGAATTTCATTGGCAACGTTGAGGGCGATGGCATCTACAAAGGTGAAGCAGATGTCATTGTCTGTGACGGTTTTGTGGGTAACGTGGCACTTAAAACATCAGAAGGCCTGGCGCAGATGCTGGCGTCTTCCTTGCGCAGCGAATTCAAGCGTAACTGGCTGACCAAATTTGCCGCACTGATCGCCATATCCGTGCTGAATAATTTCAAGCGTCGCTTCGATCATCGCCGTTATAACGGTGCGATCCTGCTTGGCTTGAAAGGCATTTCCGTCAAGAGCCATGGGTCGGCTGACATTCTGTCATTCGGCAATGCGATTGGTCGTGCGTATGATGCTGCAGAGAACCGTGTACTGGAGCGAATCGCCGGTCGTATCGCCGAGATGACCAGCGCTGCACCGGCTGAGGCCGGAGAGAGTATCTAATGTTTGCACGATTGATCGGTACTGGTAGCTACCTGCCCGGTGAGCCTGTCAGCAATGATGACCTCGCAGCACGTGGTATTGATACGAATGACGAATGGATTGTGACGCGGACCGGTATTCGCAGTCGCCACCTGGCCACGCCGGGTACAACTTCGAGTGAATTAGGTCTGATTGCTGCACAACGTGCGCTCGAAATGGCGGGCGTCTCAGCCGGTGATCTTGATCTGATTATCGTTGCCACATCGACGCCGGATTTTATTTTTCCGAGCACCGCCTGTTTGATTCAGGGCAAGCTTGGTAACAAGGGGGCTGCGGCATTTGATGTCCAGGCTGTTTGTGCCGGCTTCACCTACGCTCTCGGCATTGCTGAAAAGTTCATTTGTTCCGGCAGCCACAAGCGGGCGCTTGTGATCGGCGCAGAGGTTTTTTCGCGCATTCTTGACTGGAATGATCGCGGCACCTGTGTACTTTTTGGTGATGGTGCGGGTGCAGTTGTTCTTGAAGCTTCCGAGGAAACCGGCATTCTTGCAACTGCAATGCATGCTGATGGCAGCCAGAACGGAATCCTCAACGTGCCGGGCCAGATTTGTGGCGGGCAGGTGACTGGCGATCCTTTCCTGCGCATGGACGGACAGGCTGTCTTCAAGTTTGCCGTGCGCGTTCTGGCTGATATTGCCGAAGAAGTCTGCCTTGCTGCGAACTGCGCAACAAGCGATGTCGATTGGCTGATTCCGCATCAAGCCAATATCCGGATCATCGAAGCGACCGGCAAGCGCCTGGGCATTGATCGCAGCAAAGTGATTGTCAGCGTCGATCGCCACGGTAATACCTCGGCAGCTTCGGTGCCGCTAGCTCTCGATGAAGCTGTGCGCGATGGCCGCATCCAGCGCGGCCAGAAAGTTTTGCTTGAAGGCGTCGGTGGCGGCTTCACCTGGGGCGCAGCCCTGCTTGAATTCTGATACAGGAGACCGAAGAATGTCTTTTGCTTTCGTTTTTCCCGGCCAAGGCTCACAAAGTGTGGGCATGATGGCCGCCTACGGCGATGCCGCTGTTGTTCGCGCCACTTTTGACGAAGCCTCGGCGGCATTGGGCGATGATCTGTGGACCATGGTTGCCGAAGGTCCGGCTGAAATTCTTACCCAGACCGTTAATACGCAGCCAGTCATGTTGACCGCAGCAATCGCTGCATGGCGCTTGTGGCAGGAAAAAGGCGGCCGCCAACCTGCTGTTCTTGCCGGACATAGCCTGGGCGAATACTCCGCACTGGTTGCTGCTGGTGTGATTGAGTTCAAGGATGCTGTACCGCTAGTGCGTCTGCGCGCCGCCGCAATGCAGGAAGCCGTTCCGGTGGGAACCGGTGCAATGGCGGCAGTGCTGGGTCTTGATAATGCCGGTATCGTCGCGGCCTGCACCGAGGCTGCGCAAGGTGAGGTGGTCGAACCGGTTAATTTCAATGCCAACGGCCAGACCGTCATTGCCGGCCACAAGGCGGCAGTCGAACGCGCCATGGAAGCCTGCAAGGCTCGTGGCGCCAAGATGGCCAAGGCATTGCCGGTGTCTGCCCCGTTCCATTCTTCGTTGATTCGTCCGGCCGCCGACAAGCTGGCCGCACGTCTGGCCGAATTGACGCTGAACGTGCCGAATATTCCGGTAATCAACAACGTTGATGTTGCCATCGAAAACGATCCGGCCTGCATCAAGGATGCTCTGGTTCGCCAGGCTTACAACCCTGTTCGCTGGGTGGAAACCATTCAGGCCATGGCTGCGCTGGGTGTGACTACTGTTGCCGAATGCGGTCCGGGCAAAGTTCTTGCCGGCCTGACCAAGCGTTGTGCCGACGGGGTCAGTGGCGTCGCACTGGCTGATGCCGCCTCGATTGAAGCAAATCTTGGGCTGGAATAATCATGCTGAACGATAAAATTGCACTGGTTACCGGTGCCACCCGCGGTATCGGTCGTGCCATTGCGCTCGAACTGGGAAAGCAGGGCGCAACTGTCGTTGGTACTGCAACCAGCGCCGATGGCGCAGAAAAAATTTCTGCCTACCTGGCTGAAGCTGGGATCAAGGGCAAAGGTATTGCACTCGATGTCTGCGATGTGCCGCAGACTGATGCGGCACTGGCTGATATTGCCAAGGAATTTGGCGCAATCGGGATTCTGGTCAATAACGCCGGAATTACCCGCGACAATCTGACCATGCGCATGGGCGACGATGAATGGGATGCCGTCATCGATACCAACCTGAAAGCGGTATTCCGGCTTTCGCGCGGCGTCATGCGCGGCATGATGAAAGCCCGTTTTGGCCGTATCGTTAATATTACTTCCGTGGTGGGCTACTCCGGCAATGCCGGGCAGGCTAACTATTGCGCCGCCAAGGCTGGCGTCGCCGGCATGTCCCGTTCGCTGGCACGCGAACTGGGTAGCCGCAACATCACGGTCAACTGCGTTGCGCCGGGCTTTATTGCAACCGACATGACGCATGCACTCGATGACAAGCAGAAGGAAGCCATGCTGGCTTCCATTCCGCTTGGCCGTGCTGGCACACCGGAGGATATCGCCGGTGCTGTCAGTTTCCTCGTATCCCCGGCAGCTGCCTATGTCACCGGCACGACAGTGCATGTGAATGGCGGCATGTTCATGGATTAATTCCCCGAAGCCCCGGCTTTTGGTAAACTTATAACGTTTTTTTTCGTACCCCTCAGGGGAAGGAGCTTTTCTAATGGATAACATCGTAGAGCGCGTCAAGAAGATCGTCGCCGAACAACTGGGCGTGAACGAAGCGGACATCAAGAACGAGTCCTCCTTCGTGGACGATCTGGGCGCGGATTCCCTGGACACCGTTGAACTGGTCATGGCACTGGAAGAGGAATTCGAGACCGAAATTCCGGACGACCAGGCTGAAAAGATCACGACGGTTCAACAGGCTGTCGATTTCATCCTCGCCAACAAGAAGTAATCCAATTCTGGTTGAACCAGGCAAGGCCGGCCCCCATGGCCGGCCTTGCTACATTTGCTTTCGGAGTGCACCTTGGCGCGTCGCAGAGTCGTAGTCACCGGTCTGGGCATTGTCAGTCCGGTCGGAAATACCGTCGAAGAAGCCTGGCAGAATATTCTGGCAGGTCGTTCCGGTATTGCCCCCATCACCAAGTTCGATACATCCACCTTCCCGGTTCAGTTTGGCGGTGAGGTCAAGAACTTTGATATCACCCAATACATTTCTGCCAAGGATGCGCGGCGGATGGATGATTTCATCCATTTCGGCCTGGCTGCCGGCATGCAGGCTGTACGTGATGCAGGTCTGGACAAGGAAAACGTTGTCGACCTGGAACGCGTCGGTGTGGCCATTGGTTCCGGTATCGGCGGCTTGCCGCTGATCGAGCAAACCAAGGAAGAATATACCGCCGGTGGTGTCCGCAAGGTCTCGCCGTTCTTTGTGCCGGGCTCGATCATCAACATGATCTCCGGCAATCTGTCGATTGAATACGGGTTCAAGGGGCCGAATATTGCCCTGGTTTCCGCTTGCACTACAGGCACGCATTCGATCGGTGATGCCGCACGTATCATCGAATACGGTGATGCCGACGTGATGGTGGCCGGTGGTGCTGAATCGACCGTTTCGCCGCTCGGCATGGGGGGGTTCTGTGCTGCTCGCGCCTTGTCGACGCGCAACGATGATCCCAGTACGGCCAGCCGTCCGTGGGACAAGGATCGTGATGGTTTTGTGCTGGGTGAAGGAGCCGGTGTTCTTGTTCTTGAAGAATACGAACACGCCAAGGCCCGCGGTGCCAAAATTTACGCTGAACTGGTTGGCTACGGCATGAGTGCCGATGCTTATCACATCACCGCACCGAACATGGACGGCCCGCGTCGCTCCATGGTCAATGCACTGAAGAATGCCGGCATTGCTCCATCCGATGTTCAGTACCTGAATGCCCATGGTACGTCGACGCCTTTGGGCGACAAGAACGAGTCGGATGCAGTCAAGGCTGCCTTTGGTGATGCTGCCTACAAGCTGGTGGTCAATTCGACAAAGTCGATGACCGGTCACTTGCTGGGTGGTGCGGGCGGTATCGAGTCACTGTTTACCGTGCTGGCACTGCATAACCAGATTTCCCCGCCGACAATCAATATCTTTAATCAGGATCCTGAGTGCGATCTTGATTACTGTGCCAACACGGCACGGCCAATGAATATTGAATATGCGCTGAAGAACAACTTCGGCTTTGGCGGGACCAACGGATCGCTGGTTTTCAAGCGTATCTAAAAGCGGTTTCCGAAGGGAATAGAACGGTGCAGCTTCCGATCACCATCGGGCTGCACCGTTCTCGTTTTATCGGTATCGCGCTGCAATTTTCTGCCGTGCTGGCAGGGGTTACGGTCATTTTGATGCCCGTGGACCTGGCGCTTCGTCTGGCTGGATTGGCAGTGCTTGGCGCATTTGTCATCACCGCATGGCGTCGCTACAAAACACCAATACCTTGCATTCGCCTTGAGCA
It encodes:
- a CDS encoding RluA family pseudouridine synthase; translation: MNGAGNNSVAYVVISEEEQGQRLDNFLIRRCKGVPKSHLYRILRSGEVRVNSRRVDATYRLCTGDNLRIPPMRIAERPQNEVDEAAKQRTELPIIYEDDAMLIIDKPEGIAVHGGSGVSFGVIEALRRQRPQAKFLELAHRLDRETSGILLVGKKRLALTALHDMFREHGAGADKRYLVMVKGRWMNNTQHVKLPLYKYLTESGERRVMVRDDGKASHTVFRLLARWPGMSLLEAQLKTGRTHQIRVHLSHLGFPIFGDEKYGDFALNKVLKRDGLKRMALHAWRMAFKHPITGDPLESFAPMPDGIRSYIAAVDAQNVREFTADNYDQILSWQNSNS
- a CDS encoding HAD family hydrolase, coding for MKYQLVVFDWDGTLLDSAGAIVNAIQASCRDLGLEEPSDAQARHVIGLGLMDAMRHAVPSLPPERIHEMVERYRFHYLSADHQLVLFPGVREMLARLQAAGHMLAVATGKSRLGLDRAFAHSGLGALFQASRCADECHSKPHPQMLEELMAEFGVTSESTVMIGDTSHDLLMAKNAGVDGLAVTYGAHPLVHLQECQPKACVHDVRELDQWLKTYG
- a CDS encoding Rieske (2Fe-2S) protein, with protein sequence MAENLRLICDGSAVVESGKGVRFSVERYGRTVPAFVIRYRGGVFAYFNECAHVPAQLDWQPGEFFDDSKLYLICSIHGALYAPETGRCLGGRCQGKGLKPLAVCEINGQVFLDQETING
- a CDS encoding S49 family peptidase is translated as MDNSQLPGNTPTWERQTLEKLAFAALDEQKAKRRWGIFFKALGFAYLLVVLFAVVDWGSGAQHEERHTALINLSGVIESKGEATAENLIAALHAAYEEKNVAGVILRINSPGGSPVQAGMINDEIRRLRAKHPDKPIYAVIEDMCASGGYYVAVAADSIYVNKASIVGSIGVLMDGFGFNGVMDKFGVERRLLTAGENKGFLDPFSPQVEKHKQHAQSLLNDIHAQFIDVVKTGRGKRLKESPDMFSGLMWTGAQSIQLGLADQFGSVDSVARDVIKAEKVLDYSVKDNIAERFAKRLGAGAVNGLWKGISESAQDARFR
- a CDS encoding SAM-dependent methyltransferase, whose protein sequence is MSGTLYLIPVPLGPTAPEHSLPANVLDTIRPLEHFVVEQAKTARAFLKAAGTNKALQELQLEELNEHTKSDALDHLLTPLRLGHDVGLLSEAGCPAVADPGANLVALAQKEGIRVVPLIGPSSLLLALMASGLNGQRFAFQGYLPAKEVDRSKALRDLESESRKRQQTQLFIETPYRNRAMFDAILQTCQPATRLTVATDLTLPGESVLTRTIAQWKKQAPPEIERRPTVFLMLA
- a CDS encoding Maf family nucleotide pyrophosphatase — translated: MTQPLILASTSPYRRELLERLGLPFTVANPQTDETPLPDEAPQALALRLSEAKARAAAANHPDALIIGSDQVATVDGKIYGKPGTHERAVAQLRALSGKTVNFFTGLCLYNARTDQAEVRGVSTLVSFRELSDSEIENYLRREPAYNCAGSAKSEGLGIALLNSMQGDDPNALVGLPLIALCDLLRQQNVAIL
- a CDS encoding YceD family protein, translating into MKQHFVLTWKAKNNIISRLSRNGSRLKRITDAFVFARDGRVLKGTLPVSSFERLEDLLVETTGDLEFQLHGYKAEHGKYMLHLEVSGILPLACQRCLQAIPFELDVDSLLELIPEGADMSQDELEDDTRDFLPVAGELDVVELVEDEILLTLPFAPRHEKCGLPGTANAGERINPFATLAGLKGKPN
- the rpmF gene encoding 50S ribosomal protein L32, with the translated sequence MAVQQNKKSPSKRGMHRAHDFLVAPPLAVEPTTGETHLRHHISPNGFYRGKKVLKAKGE
- the plsX gene encoding phosphate acyltransferase PlsX, coding for MTSRIAIDCMGGDHGPSVTVPAATQFLAQHPAAHLILVGQEDVLRPLLGAEAENPRLRIVHASEVVEMDESPALAMRNKKDSSMRVAVNLVKSGEADACVSAGNTGALMAISRFVLKMLPGIERPAICAPLPTVNGHTHMLDLGANVDCGPEHLLQFGIMGAMLVAAMEQKDRPSVGILNIGTEEIKGNEVVKAAAELLRASDLNFIGNVEGDGIYKGEADVIVCDGFVGNVALKTSEGLAQMLASSLRSEFKRNWLTKFAALIAISVLNNFKRRFDHRRYNGAILLGLKGISVKSHGSADILSFGNAIGRAYDAAENRVLERIAGRIAEMTSAAPAEAGESI
- a CDS encoding beta-ketoacyl-ACP synthase III encodes the protein MFARLIGTGSYLPGEPVSNDDLAARGIDTNDEWIVTRTGIRSRHLATPGTTSSELGLIAAQRALEMAGVSAGDLDLIIVATSTPDFIFPSTACLIQGKLGNKGAAAFDVQAVCAGFTYALGIAEKFICSGSHKRALVIGAEVFSRILDWNDRGTCVLFGDGAGAVVLEASEETGILATAMHADGSQNGILNVPGQICGGQVTGDPFLRMDGQAVFKFAVRVLADIAEEVCLAANCATSDVDWLIPHQANIRIIEATGKRLGIDRSKVIVSVDRHGNTSAASVPLALDEAVRDGRIQRGQKVLLEGVGGGFTWGAALLEF
- the fabD gene encoding ACP S-malonyltransferase is translated as MSFAFVFPGQGSQSVGMMAAYGDAAVVRATFDEASAALGDDLWTMVAEGPAEILTQTVNTQPVMLTAAIAAWRLWQEKGGRQPAVLAGHSLGEYSALVAAGVIEFKDAVPLVRLRAAAMQEAVPVGTGAMAAVLGLDNAGIVAACTEAAQGEVVEPVNFNANGQTVIAGHKAAVERAMEACKARGAKMAKALPVSAPFHSSLIRPAADKLAARLAELTLNVPNIPVINNVDVAIENDPACIKDALVRQAYNPVRWVETIQAMAALGVTTVAECGPGKVLAGLTKRCADGVSGVALADAASIEANLGLE
- the fabG gene encoding 3-oxoacyl-ACP reductase FabG, with protein sequence MLNDKIALVTGATRGIGRAIALELGKQGATVVGTATSADGAEKISAYLAEAGIKGKGIALDVCDVPQTDAALADIAKEFGAIGILVNNAGITRDNLTMRMGDDEWDAVIDTNLKAVFRLSRGVMRGMMKARFGRIVNITSVVGYSGNAGQANYCAAKAGVAGMSRSLARELGSRNITVNCVAPGFIATDMTHALDDKQKEAMLASIPLGRAGTPEDIAGAVSFLVSPAAAYVTGTTVHVNGGMFMD
- the acpP gene encoding acyl carrier protein, producing MDNIVERVKKIVAEQLGVNEADIKNESSFVDDLGADSLDTVELVMALEEEFETEIPDDQAEKITTVQQAVDFILANKK